The following are encoded in a window of Fretibacter rubidus genomic DNA:
- the acpS gene encoding holo-ACP synthase — protein sequence MIIGIGTDLCDIRRIEKNIERHGARFIDRVFTTGEQAYCEPKSGKASYYAKRFAAKEAVAKALAGPRTGHLTWKDVEVANDPSGRPTIRLHRGATDRLKSLTPVGQLARLHISLTDDYPYAQAFAICEAYRDKTDA from the coding sequence ATGATTATCGGCATAGGGACGGACCTCTGCGATATTCGCCGAATAGAGAAAAACATCGAGCGGCATGGCGCACGCTTTATTGACCGCGTTTTCACGACAGGTGAACAAGCTTATTGCGAGCCTAAATCAGGAAAAGCCAGCTATTATGCCAAGCGTTTCGCCGCCAAGGAGGCCGTTGCCAAGGCTTTAGCAGGGCCCAGGACAGGACACCTAACATGGAAAGATGTGGAGGTTGCCAATGACCCCTCTGGGCGTCCGACCATTCGATTACACCGCGGTGCAACCGATCGTTTGAAAAGCCTAACGCCAGTCGGACAGCTTGCGCGCTTGCATATTAGTCTGACAGATGATTATCCTTATGCGCAAGCTTTTGCTATATGCGAAGCTTATAGAGACAAGACGGACGCATGA
- the pyrE gene encoding orotate phosphoribosyltransferase has product MNTDDVLDVFREAGALLEGHFILSSGLHSPVFLQKAFIFKNPALTEKLCKALADKVRAELPVQPDIIVAPAMGGIIPGYETARHMGLESIFTERENGEFTLRRGFSLEPGQKVLMVEDIVTTGLSSRECIKSIEKTGAKVVGGACIFDRSNGTADIGVPLISLAAKAFPAYREDAMPDDLAAIPPHVFSSRNL; this is encoded by the coding sequence ATGAACACTGATGACGTCTTAGATGTATTTCGCGAAGCTGGAGCCTTGCTCGAAGGACACTTCATCTTGTCATCGGGATTGCATAGCCCCGTCTTCTTACAAAAAGCATTTATCTTTAAAAATCCTGCCTTAACAGAAAAGCTCTGCAAGGCTTTGGCTGATAAGGTGAGGGCTGAATTACCCGTGCAGCCTGATATTATTGTTGCGCCTGCTATGGGCGGGATTATTCCCGGCTATGAAACGGCGCGTCATATGGGGCTTGAGTCGATTTTTACAGAGCGTGAAAATGGTGAGTTCACGCTCCGCCGCGGGTTTTCCTTAGAGCCCGGTCAAAAGGTTTTGATGGTTGAAGATATTGTCACGACCGGACTGTCATCGCGTGAATGTATCAAAAGCATTGAAAAAACGGGTGCCAAAGTTGTGGGCGGGGCGTGTATATTTGACCGTTCTAACGGTACAGCGGATATCGGTGTTCCGCTTATCTCACTCGCGGCGAAAGCGTTTCCCGCCTATCGCGAAGATGCCATGCCAGATGATCTCGCCGCGATACCCCCCCATGTCTTTAGTAGCCGGAATTTATAA
- a CDS encoding pyridoxine 5'-phosphate synthase, giving the protein MSDKLRLGVNIDHVATLRNARGGAHPDPVAGAWAAIQSGADGITAHLREDRRHMRDDDMVRLQTLCESEDIPLNMEMAATSEMLKIALDLKPKAVCIVPERREERTTEGGLDVVGQHNSVAPIVRELTENGSRVSLFIEAQRTQIDAAKSCGAAVVELHTGAYAHAHEDDNIELAAEILKTLQDGATYAHSLGLEVHLGHGLTFDNVSDIAAIPEAVELNIGHFIIGEAVFMGLEPAILEMRRIMDAARV; this is encoded by the coding sequence ATGAGTGATAAACTCCGCCTAGGTGTTAATATTGATCATGTCGCGACCCTTCGTAATGCACGCGGCGGCGCCCACCCTGACCCGGTAGCAGGCGCGTGGGCAGCTATACAAAGCGGTGCGGACGGCATTACCGCACACCTTCGCGAAGACCGCCGCCATATGCGCGATGATGACATGGTGCGTCTGCAAACGCTTTGCGAGAGCGAAGATATACCGTTAAATATGGAAATGGCTGCGACATCTGAGATGTTGAAAATTGCGCTCGACCTCAAGCCTAAAGCGGTCTGCATAGTGCCTGAACGCCGTGAAGAACGCACCACAGAGGGCGGCCTTGATGTCGTGGGTCAGCATAATAGCGTTGCGCCGATTGTGCGCGAGCTGACAGAAAACGGATCGCGTGTATCGCTATTTATAGAGGCGCAACGCACGCAGATTGATGCGGCAAAATCATGCGGCGCGGCTGTGGTTGAACTTCACACAGGGGCCTATGCTCATGCGCATGAGGATGACAATATCGAATTAGCGGCTGAAATCCTAAAGACGCTACAAGACGGCGCGACCTACGCGCATAGCCTCGGCCTTGAGGTGCATTTGGGTCATGGTCTGACATTTGATAACGTCAGCGATATTGCCGCTATTCCAGAGGCAGTCGAGCTAAACATCGGGCATTTCATCATTGGGGAAGCTGTATTTATGGGCTTGGAGCCTGCGATTTTGGAAATGCGCCGCATTATGGATGCTGCCCGCGTATGA
- the lepB gene encoding signal peptidase I, which yields MSKTKTDKLDDKADNKKGGAIRETVSTVLWAVGIALVLRTFLFQPFHIPSGSMQPGLIQGDYIITSKYSLGYGKYAATPLPFPVKSGRLFEREPKRGDVIVFKLDSGPNNIVKRLIGLPGDQIQMVRGVLYINGERVGIATEGEETRLDRYGNDDPVEVQIETLPGGDKNRIYDDLKNSPADNTSVFTVPAGHYFFLGDNRDHSGDSRLPAPAGVGYVAAGNLIGKAEFVLLSVQRDFSIKKPWTWYKINGKRFFKGID from the coding sequence ATGAGTAAAACCAAAACAGATAAGCTAGACGACAAAGCGGATAACAAAAAAGGCGGCGCAATTCGCGAAACTGTGTCTACTGTGTTGTGGGCCGTTGGTATTGCCTTAGTTTTACGCACATTTTTATTCCAACCGTTTCATATACCGTCAGGATCAATGCAACCGGGCCTTATTCAAGGCGATTATATCATCACATCTAAATACTCATTGGGTTATGGGAAATATGCGGCGACACCGCTGCCTTTCCCCGTGAAATCAGGTCGCCTTTTTGAACGCGAGCCTAAGCGCGGCGACGTCATTGTATTCAAACTTGATAGCGGGCCTAATAACATCGTCAAACGTCTGATCGGCCTACCGGGTGACCAAATCCAAATGGTACGTGGCGTTCTTTATATCAACGGAGAGCGCGTCGGTATTGCAACAGAGGGTGAAGAAACTCGCCTTGATAGATACGGCAATGACGACCCTGTCGAAGTCCAAATAGAGACGTTACCTGGCGGTGATAAAAACCGTATTTATGATGATTTGAAAAACTCGCCGGCTGATAACACTTCGGTTTTCACCGTGCCTGCGGGGCATTACTTTTTCCTCGGTGATAACCGTGACCATTCGGGGGATAGCCGTTTACCTGCCCCCGCTGGTGTTGGTTATGTGGCGGCGGGTAACCTTATCGGCAAAGCCGAATTTGTGCTGTTGTCGGTGCAGCGAGACTTCTCGATTAAAAAACCTTGGACGTGGTATAAGATAAACGGCAAGCGCTTTTTCAAAGGCATAGACTGA
- the era gene encoding GTPase Era, translated as MTNTKAGFAAIIGAPNAGKSTLVNALVGEKVSIVTHKVQTTRFQVRGIAMLKDNDDATAQVVLVDTPGIFKAGGDDRLGRSMVHAAWSGVDDSNAVIHVVDAPAYLRVLHKEPTAQDKKAFADTERVTKGLSTRKMGLICLALNKIDEIPHDQLLEVIAAFKDHTFYNEIFLISALNRDGVDALSKTLASAMPEGPFLYPPDQAADLPSRLMAAEITREKLYLRLHDELPYASTVETEKWTKQKNGDIRIDQVIYVKRDSQKPIVLGKGGRTIRDIGASARQDMQDWLGVKVHLFLFVKVREGWTDDRARYAESGLNFDV; from the coding sequence ATGACAAACACAAAAGCAGGCTTTGCCGCCATTATTGGCGCGCCCAATGCAGGTAAATCGACCCTTGTGAACGCCCTTGTCGGTGAAAAAGTATCGATTGTGACCCATAAGGTGCAAACCACGCGGTTCCAAGTGCGCGGTATTGCCATGTTAAAAGACAATGATGACGCTACGGCCCAAGTCGTTTTGGTCGATACACCCGGCATATTTAAAGCCGGTGGCGATGACCGGTTGGGGCGTTCTATGGTGCATGCCGCATGGAGTGGTGTGGACGATTCTAACGCTGTTATTCATGTGGTTGACGCGCCAGCTTACTTGCGAGTCTTACACAAAGAACCCACAGCGCAGGATAAGAAGGCTTTCGCCGATACCGAACGCGTCACCAAAGGTCTATCCACCCGCAAAATGGGGCTTATTTGCCTCGCGCTTAATAAAATTGATGAAATCCCGCATGATCAATTGCTTGAAGTCATTGCCGCGTTCAAAGACCATACTTTTTATAACGAAATTTTCCTGATTTCTGCACTGAACCGTGACGGTGTTGACGCGCTATCAAAAACGCTCGCCAGCGCTATGCCAGAAGGACCATTTTTATATCCTCCAGACCAAGCGGCTGATTTACCGTCTCGCCTCATGGCGGCCGAAATTACGCGTGAAAAACTCTATCTACGGCTTCATGACGAATTGCCTTATGCCTCTACGGTGGAGACTGAGAAATGGACGAAGCAGAAAAACGGCGATATTCGTATAGACCAAGTCATTTACGTGAAACGCGATAGCCAGAAACCCATTGTTCTGGGTAAAGGTGGACGCACTATTCGTGATATTGGGGCGAGTGCGCGCCAAGATATGCAAGACTGGTTGGGTGTCAAAGTGCATCTGTTTCTTTTCGTGAAAGTCCGCGAAGGATGGACGGACGACCGCGCGCGCTATGCTGAAAGCGGACTCAATTTTGATGTCTAA
- the rnc gene encoding ribonuclease III: protein MNGHGLKIAALESRMGYVFKDKSLIGRALTHSSYGDGQRKIANYERLEFLGDRVLGLLTAEMLFHATQEDEGALARRLNALVRKETCARVSRAIGVSDALLMSQSEDKQGGREKTSILGDACESILGAIYLDGGIEAAKVFYDKFWAQEIEFVMKKAAKDPKTQLQEKSSIVGGGAPDYRVIEQSGPDHRPLFVVEVDVAKIGSARGTGKSKKDAERYAAQHLLENWPL, encoded by the coding sequence ATGAATGGTCACGGCCTTAAAATTGCGGCCCTTGAGAGCCGTATGGGCTATGTCTTTAAAGACAAAAGCCTCATTGGGCGAGCACTGACACATTCATCTTATGGCGATGGACAACGCAAAATCGCTAATTACGAACGGCTTGAGTTTCTCGGCGACCGCGTACTGGGATTGCTAACCGCAGAGATGTTGTTTCACGCGACACAAGAGGATGAGGGTGCGCTTGCGAGGCGGCTAAACGCGCTTGTTCGCAAAGAAACTTGTGCGCGCGTATCGCGAGCGATTGGGGTGAGTGATGCCCTTCTGATGTCACAATCAGAGGACAAGCAAGGTGGCCGCGAAAAAACATCTATTTTAGGGGATGCTTGCGAATCTATCTTGGGCGCTATCTATCTGGACGGCGGCATTGAAGCCGCCAAAGTTTTTTATGATAAGTTTTGGGCGCAAGAGATTGAATTTGTTATGAAAAAGGCCGCCAAAGACCCAAAGACGCAGTTGCAAGAGAAATCGTCAATTGTCGGCGGGGGCGCGCCAGATTACCGCGTCATTGAACAATCGGGCCCAGATCATCGCCCACTATTTGTGGTCGAGGTTGACGTCGCCAAAATTGGATCAGCGCGCGGCACGGGTAAATCGAAAAAAGACGCAGAACGTTACGCCGCTCAACATTTATTGGAAAACTGGCCATTATGA
- a CDS encoding M48 family metallopeptidase, whose translation MSTQDGLYFALDSLPRTAPIALGAAGAWFAVAFLGHQAMIDFATKSQSVSPSQEPRAYNLLENLCISRGIVMPKLKVIETPVMNAFASGVRTKNYTVTLTRGLMDRLDDEELEAVIAHELSHIENKDVRLLIIAVIFVGIFSFIGEGMFRGMMRTNISRTNNHRRSGGGNAAPLIFIGIAIVAVSYMLALLIRFSLSRRREFMADAGAVELTKNPDAMIRALQKISGNAELTQVPAEVREMAFENPRTGFAGVFATHPPIEKRIKALIEFGGGRLGTESRPAPRRRSTEDVSKKDKQPRRPWT comes from the coding sequence ATGTCGACCCAAGACGGGTTGTATTTCGCCCTTGATAGCTTGCCACGCACAGCGCCAATCGCGCTCGGTGCAGCCGGGGCATGGTTTGCTGTTGCCTTTTTGGGGCACCAAGCAATGATTGATTTTGCGACGAAATCCCAATCTGTCAGCCCCTCACAAGAGCCGCGCGCCTATAATCTTTTGGAAAACCTGTGTATCTCGCGCGGTATTGTCATGCCGAAATTAAAGGTCATAGAGACCCCAGTGATGAACGCCTTTGCCAGCGGTGTGCGAACCAAGAATTATACCGTTACTTTGACACGCGGATTAATGGACCGTCTTGACGACGAAGAGCTTGAGGCTGTTATCGCGCATGAGCTTTCGCATATTGAAAACAAGGACGTTCGGCTTTTGATTATTGCCGTTATATTTGTCGGGATATTTTCCTTTATCGGGGAGGGCATGTTTCGCGGGATGATGCGCACGAATATATCGCGAACCAATAATCACAGGCGCAGTGGAGGCGGCAATGCCGCGCCGCTTATTTTTATCGGCATTGCGATTGTGGCTGTATCTTATATGCTGGCGCTGCTTATTAGGTTCTCGCTATCTCGGCGTCGCGAATTTATGGCCGATGCTGGGGCGGTTGAGCTAACAAAAAACCCAGACGCCATGATACGGGCGCTACAGAAAATATCTGGTAATGCAGAACTCACCCAAGTCCCCGCGGAGGTTCGTGAGATGGCATTTGAGAACCCACGCACGGGCTTTGCTGGTGTGTTTGCAACTCACCCACCGATTGAAAAACGGATTAAGGCGCTGATTGAATTTGGTGGCGGTAGGCTGGGTACCGAAAGCCGCCCCGCTCCAAGGCGTCGGTCTACAGAGGACGTATCAAAAAAAGATAAGCAACCAAGGCGCCCTTGGACTTAG
- the recO gene encoding DNA repair protein RecO, whose protein sequence is MDWSGEGYVLSVRKHGETSAIIEVLTRDRGRHAGLVRGGVGRKMRPVLQPGNKIQLDWHARLSEHLGYFTVEALTSRAAELMDDRMALSGLNAVCAIARETLPEREAHPYVYDAFEVLLDNMDNPDIWPALFVQWEAGLLKAMGYGLDLSSCAATGSNDNLTHVSPRSGRAVSASAAEPYLDKLYALPSFMMGQPYVTPEDVHNGLALTGYFLETRVQWGVNRTLPDARAQMITRLTEEGHARAPTPR, encoded by the coding sequence ATGGATTGGAGCGGAGAGGGGTATGTTCTGTCCGTGCGCAAACACGGCGAGACTTCAGCAATTATCGAAGTTCTAACCCGTGATAGGGGCCGTCACGCGGGCCTTGTGCGCGGCGGCGTAGGGCGTAAAATGCGCCCCGTCCTGCAACCTGGTAATAAGATACAACTTGATTGGCACGCGCGGCTTTCTGAACATTTGGGATATTTTACCGTCGAAGCCCTGACGTCTCGCGCGGCTGAATTGATGGATGACCGTATGGCGCTGTCTGGACTTAATGCCGTCTGTGCCATTGCCCGCGAAACGCTGCCTGAACGCGAAGCACATCCCTATGTTTACGACGCCTTTGAGGTGCTGCTTGATAATATGGATAACCCCGATATTTGGCCCGCTTTATTTGTGCAATGGGAAGCGGGGCTTTTGAAAGCCATGGGTTACGGTCTTGATTTGTCGTCCTGTGCCGCCACGGGCAGCAATGATAACCTGACTCACGTGTCCCCGCGCTCTGGCCGCGCGGTCAGCGCTAGTGCGGCAGAGCCCTATCTGGATAAGCTTTACGCGCTTCCGAGTTTTATGATGGGGCAACCTTACGTAACACCAGAAGACGTGCATAACGGATTGGCTCTGACGGGGTATTTTCTGGAAACACGGGTGCAATGGGGCGTAAACCGCACGCTTCCTGACGCCCGTGCACAGATGATTACCAGATTAACCGAAGAAGGCCATGCAAGAGCGCCCACACCGCGTTAG
- a CDS encoding LemA family protein, which translates to MEFLLVIIGIIVVLAFIIIGIYNRLVALRQTCNQAWSDIEVQLKQRQDLVPQLVNTVKGYAKHEKETFNEVIAARNAAVSAGSVQGQAAAEGMLQQALGKLFALAEAYPDLKANENFLQLQDQLSDVENKIAASRRFYNNAVSEYNTGIEQFPAVLIAGPFNFVAREFFEAPEGRTALQTPVEVDFS; encoded by the coding sequence ATGGAATTTTTACTTGTGATAATCGGCATTATTGTCGTTCTCGCGTTCATCATTATCGGTATTTACAACCGATTAGTGGCGCTCCGCCAAACGTGTAATCAGGCGTGGTCTGACATTGAAGTGCAGCTAAAACAGCGCCAAGATCTTGTACCGCAATTAGTCAATACGGTTAAAGGTTATGCCAAGCACGAGAAAGAGACCTTTAACGAGGTTATCGCTGCGCGTAACGCAGCTGTATCAGCAGGCTCTGTCCAGGGGCAAGCGGCTGCAGAAGGAATGCTGCAACAGGCACTTGGAAAGCTTTTCGCGCTTGCAGAGGCCTATCCAGATTTGAAAGCCAATGAGAACTTCCTGCAATTGCAAGACCAGCTTTCCGACGTTGAGAATAAAATTGCTGCCTCTCGCCGCTTTTATAATAACGCGGTTAGCGAATATAACACAGGCATCGAACAGTTCCCGGCTGTGTTGATTGCAGGGCCGTTCAATTTTGTTGCGCGTGAGTTTTTCGAAGCTCCAGAAGGGCGCACTGCGTTGCAAACACCTGTCGAGGTGGACTTCTCTTAG
- the parC gene encoding DNA topoisomerase IV subunit A translates to MSDTTIDGVPGDDSIIEEHIDTALSSRYLAYALSTITQRALPDVRDGLKPVHRRILYAMRMLKLNPENAHKKCARIVGDVMGQYHPHGDASIYDALVKLSQSFSARYPLVDGQGNFGNIDGDSAAAMRYTEAKMTAAGVALLAGIDEDAVDFIATYNEEDEEPVVLPGGFPNLLANGSQGIAVGMATSIPPHNVAEICDAALHLIKTPSARIETLMNYIQGPDFPTGGIITEPRENMLEAYKTGKGGFKVRARWHKEDLPRGLYQIVVTEIPYQVQKSRLIEKLAELIETKKVPWLEDIRDEFAEDIRIILEPKSKNIEPDLLMESLFKLSELESRVSLNMNVLDATRTPRVMDLREVIQAFLDHRREVLQRRSRQRLGKIEDRMEVLDGYMIAFLNLDEVIRIIRFEDEPKMELIKTFKLTERQADAILNMRLRALNKLQEIEIKSEFDTLAAEKADIEALLGSDMKQWASIADELKAVKNDYNAKSDIGKRRSTFADQPDIEIDLATAFITKEPITVVLSEKGWIRALKGRVDDVDSIKFKEGDAPAFIVPAETTDKIILFATNGKFYTIGADKLPGGRGNGEPIRLMIDLEDDHVPLGLFVHDEARELLIASTEGYGFRVAEADIIASTRGGKQTLNVKGDAEAARCIAVKGDKVAAIGENRKILVFDVEELPVMSRGKGVRIQKYKDGGLADVTTFAAEDGLSFVDNSGRTNSVPEWTTLEGKRAAAGRMAPRGFSRIGRFVPDNRLT, encoded by the coding sequence ATGAGCGATACGACGATTGACGGCGTCCCCGGCGACGACTCCATTATTGAAGAACATATCGATACGGCGCTGTCGTCACGATATTTGGCCTATGCGTTATCAACGATTACGCAGCGCGCTTTGCCCGATGTGCGTGACGGCCTCAAACCCGTGCACCGCCGCATCCTCTATGCGATGCGGATGTTAAAGCTCAATCCTGAAAACGCGCATAAGAAATGCGCTAGGATTGTGGGTGACGTCATGGGCCAATATCACCCGCATGGTGACGCGTCGATTTATGACGCGCTGGTCAAGTTGTCGCAAAGCTTCAGCGCGCGCTATCCGCTGGTCGACGGGCAGGGGAATTTTGGCAATATTGACGGCGATAGCGCAGCCGCCATGCGCTATACTGAGGCCAAAATGACAGCAGCGGGTGTCGCGCTTTTGGCGGGCATTGACGAAGACGCTGTTGATTTTATCGCGACCTATAATGAAGAGGACGAAGAACCCGTTGTCTTGCCCGGCGGATTTCCAAACTTGCTGGCCAATGGCTCGCAAGGCATTGCTGTGGGCATGGCGACGTCCATTCCGCCGCATAATGTGGCCGAGATATGTGACGCGGCGCTGCACCTGATTAAAACACCCAGTGCGCGTATTGAAACGCTGATGAATTATATCCAAGGCCCCGATTTCCCGACTGGGGGCATCATCACAGAGCCGCGCGAAAATATGTTGGAGGCCTATAAGACTGGCAAAGGCGGGTTTAAGGTACGGGCGCGCTGGCACAAAGAAGATTTGCCGCGCGGGCTATACCAGATTGTTGTCACGGAAATACCCTATCAGGTACAAAAATCACGCCTGATCGAGAAGTTAGCAGAGTTGATTGAGACAAAGAAAGTCCCGTGGCTTGAGGATATTCGCGACGAGTTTGCCGAAGATATTCGCATCATCTTGGAACCCAAGAGCAAAAATATTGAGCCAGACCTCCTTATGGAAAGCTTGTTTAAGCTGTCTGAGCTTGAAAGCCGTGTGTCGCTAAATATGAATGTTTTGGACGCGACACGGACGCCACGTGTCATGGACCTCCGAGAGGTGATACAAGCGTTTCTTGATCACCGCCGCGAGGTGCTGCAGCGCCGTTCACGACAGCGCCTTGGCAAGATTGAAGACCGTATGGAGGTGCTTGACGGCTATATGATTGCCTTTTTGAACCTTGATGAGGTTATTCGCATCATCCGGTTCGAGGATGAACCGAAAATGGAGTTGATTAAGACCTTTAAACTGACCGAGCGACAGGCGGACGCAATCCTCAACATGCGCCTTCGCGCTTTGAACAAGTTGCAAGAAATTGAAATCAAGTCTGAATTTGATACGCTGGCGGCCGAGAAAGCCGATATCGAAGCTTTGCTTGGCTCTGATATGAAACAATGGGCCAGCATTGCGGACGAGCTCAAGGCCGTCAAAAATGACTACAATGCCAAATCTGACATCGGAAAACGCCGCAGCACCTTTGCTGACCAGCCCGATATCGAGATTGATCTGGCAACGGCCTTTATTACCAAAGAACCGATTACGGTTGTCCTATCCGAGAAAGGCTGGATTCGTGCGCTAAAAGGCAGAGTGGATGATGTCGATAGCATTAAGTTCAAAGAAGGCGACGCGCCTGCTTTTATCGTTCCAGCGGAAACTACTGATAAGATTATATTATTTGCGACTAATGGTAAGTTTTATACTATTGGCGCAGATAAGCTGCCGGGGGGGCGCGGAAATGGTGAGCCTATCCGTTTGATGATTGATTTGGAAGATGATCACGTCCCGCTTGGCCTATTTGTGCATGACGAGGCGCGAGAGTTATTGATTGCCAGTACCGAAGGCTATGGTTTCCGCGTGGCCGAAGCGGATATTATCGCTTCAACTCGCGGGGGCAAGCAGACGCTTAATGTGAAGGGCGACGCAGAGGCCGCGCGCTGTATCGCCGTTAAAGGTGATAAGGTCGCCGCCATTGGTGAGAACCGTAAAATCCTTGTTTTTGATGTTGAGGAACTCCCCGTCATGAGCCGGGGTAAGGGGGTGCGAATTCAAAAATATAAAGATGGGGGTTTGGCAGACGTCACCACTTTTGCGGCTGAAGACGGCCTTAGCTTTGTGGATAATTCAGGCCGCACCAACAGTGTACCAGAATGGACAACGCTAGAAGGCAAACGGGCTGCTGCTGGTCGTATGGCCCCGCGTGGGTTTTCCCGCATTGGGCGCTTTGTGCCTGATAATAGATTGACGTGA